The Streptomyces kanamyceticus DNA segment GAGCGAGCTGTCTCTTTCAGCGCTCGGAGCCAGGTCACTCTGTGATGATACTGGGCATATCGGGCACACTTGGGCTCTACGTCGCGTTCAACGCCACCGTCGGATGCAGGCGCGACGCCCTGATCGCCGGATAGAGGCCCGCCGCCATGCCGATCACGAGTGTCGCGGCGAAGCCCGCCGTCAGGGACCAGGGCGGGACCACCGGGGTCCAGTCCTGGGTCAGGGCGAATCCGTAGGTCGCCGCCGCGCCCAGGAGCGCGCCCGTCGCGCCGCCCAGGGAGGAGAGGAGGAGGGACTCCGTCAGGAACTGGAGGCGGATCGCGTTCTTGGTCGCGCCCAGGGCCCTGCGCAGGCCGATCTCCGTTCTGCGCTCCAGGACCGAGATCACCATCGTGTTGGCCACTCCCACGCCGCCCACCAGGAGGGCGACCGCCCCGAGGCCCAGCATCAGGGTGGTCAGGCCCTTGTCGGTCGCCGCCTTCGCGGCCAGCGCGTCGGAGGGGCGGGAGACCTTGACCGATCCTTCGTCGCCGGGGCTGACCGTGCGGGCCAGGACGTCCCGTACGTCCTCGACCGAGTCGTCGGTGGAGCGTTCGAAGATCGTGGAGGGGTGGCCGTCGAAGGCGAAGTGGCGTTCGGCCGCGGGGAAGCCGATCATCGCCACCCGGTCGAGGGTCGGGAACAGCTCGATGGGGTCCAGGATCCCGACGACCGCCACGTACTGGTCGTTCAGCATGATCTTCTCGCCCGGCGCGGTGATGCCGAGGCGCTCCGCCGCGACGGAGCCGAGGACCGTGACGGGGAGGCGTTCGTTCGCCCTGTTCAGCCAAGTCCCTTTGTTCGTACGGGCGTTGAGGGCCTTCAGGAGGTCGGGGCGGGCCGCCTGGACCGTGACGCCCGACGACTGTTCCTCGGGGACGACGTCGCTGCGGCGGACCCGGGCGTCGACGTTGGCGGTGGCCGTCGCGTGCTGGACCGGGCCGACGCGCTCCACCATCGCCACCGCGTTCTTGGGCAGCGGAACGGCGTTGCCCTGGATGTCCTTGCCCTGCTCGGCGGTGAGGAGGTTGGTGCCGAGGCGGTCGAGGCGGGACATCAGGTCCGCCTTGCTGGACTGGGACAGGCCCACCACCGCGACCATCGTCGCGATGCCGAGCGCGATGCCGAGCGCGGAGAGCACCACGCGCGCCCTGCGCGCCCGCAGGCCCACCGCGCCCACCCTGAGGACGTCCGTGGGCGAGAGCCTCGCGGGCTTCACGACACCACCTCCCCGTCCCTGAAGCGGATGCGGCGGGGCAGCGCGTCGGCGATGTCGTGGTCGTGGGTGATGACGCAGATCGTGGTCCCTGTCGCGTGGAGTTCGTGGAGCAGGTCCATGACGACGCGGCCCGACGCGGTGTCCAGGGCGCCGGTGGGTTCGTCGGCGAGCAGGATGGTCGGGTCGCCGATCAACGCCCTCGCGATGGCGACCCGTTGCTTCTCGCCGCCGGAGAGTTCGTTCGGGGTGTGGGTGAGGCGGTGGCCCAGGCCGACCCGTTCCAGGGCCCCGCGCGCACGCGCGCCGCGTTCGCGCGCGCCGACGCCCGCGTACAGCAGGCCGTCCGCGACGTTCTCCACGGCGGTGCGCGCGGGCGCCAGGTGGAAGTGCTGGAAGACGAAGCCGATGTGGCGGGCGCGCAGGGCCGAGAGCTGGGCGTCCGAGAGGCGGCCGACGTCGTGGCCCGCCACCTCGACCGTGCCCGACGTCGGCTTGTCGAGGGTGCCGATGATGTTGAGCATCGTCGACTTGCCCGAGCCGGAAGGGCCGACGATCGCGAGGAGTTCGCCCGCGTGCACGGTGAGGTCCACGCCGCGCAGGGCGTGCACTCCTCCCTCGTACGACTTGGTGGCGCGGCGGAGCCGGATGACAGGTGTGGGTGTGCTCATTGCTTCGCCACTCCTACCTTCATGCCCTCCTTGATGTCCGGGCCGCTGACCTCGATGCGGCTGTCCGCCGTCATGCCGGTCTCGACCCGCACCATGCGGGCGGCGCCGCCCTCGACGACCTGCAGTCCGTAGCCGCCGTGCGCGCCGCGCAGCGCGACGATCGCCTCGACGGGGACCGCGAGGACGTGTCTGCGGCTCTCGCTGACGAACCGCACGCTCGCCGACACCTCGCTGTCCTCGCCCGACGCCGCCGACCGGCCGCCGTCCAGGGTCACTTCGACGGTGATGGTGTCCTGGGCGCCCTCGTCGTCCGCGGCCTCGGGGTGCACCGTGCCCGACACCCTGCCCGGCTCCTTCTTGCCGCTGGGCAGCGTCACCTCGACCTTCGTCCCCTTCGCGGTGAGCGGCGCGTCGCTCTGGTCGAGGTCGGCGCGGACGACGGGGTTCGTCGACGCGGCCGTGAGGACCGAGGTGTCGGGGCCCACCGCGTCGGCGAGCGCGGCGTCCGCGGAGACGACCTTGATCCGGTCCGGCTGGAAGACCACGTCGCCCTTGCCGACCCGGCCGGTGGGCACCCGGTTCAGGGACTTCTGCCAGCGCTTGACCGCGGCCTCCGTCGCCTTGTCGTAGCGCGGGTCGACGTAGAGCCCGGCGCCGTACCCCAACGCGGCCAGATTGCGCTCCAGTTGGAGTACGTCGGTGCCGCGCGCGCCCACCTTCATCTCGCGGAAGGCGGGGACCTGGCCGTACAGAAGCGTCACCGGTTTGTCGTCGAGCTCGTAGAGCGCCTGGCCGCGCGCGACCGTCGCGCCCTCCCGCGCCGCGACCGTGACCGTGCCGTCGACCGCCGACTTGACCGCCCGTCGCTGCGCGAAGTCGACCTTGCCGTCGACCGTCTTGGACTGCACGAGGTCGGTGCGGACGACGGCGGCGGTGGCGGGCGGCAGGCCGTCCTTCCCCGCGCTCGCGTCCGCGTCGTCGCCGCCCCCGAGGGCGAGCGCCCCGGCTCCGGCGGCCGCCGCCACGACCGCCGCGGCCACCAGGATTCCCGTACGGCGTCTCATCTACTGCATCCCGTCCAGGCCGTCGAGCAGCTTGTCCTTGCAGGCCGTGCGGGCTTCCTTGTAGGTGGCGGAGTCCCTGTCGAGCTGCGGGTTCGCGGGGCTCGGGTCGCCGCCGGGCAGGACGTTGCCGCCGGACATCGTGGGGTTGGTGAACTTCGATACGCCCTTCTCGCGCATGCACTTGGCGTGCGCGAGCATCGACTCGTAGTCCTTCTGGTCGTCGCGCTCCGGTTCCAGGTTCATGGCGGCCTTCAGCTCGGTGACGCAGGCGCCGTCCTTGCCGCCCTTGTACTCCTCGCCGTTCCCGTTCGGGTCGACGACCTTCTCGACCTTGGACATGTCGAGGTAGCCGCTCAGCTCGGGGTCGGGGAAGTCCTTGACGCCCGCCTTGCCGCGCATGCACCGCACGTACTTCACCTGGGCGTCGTAGAACGCGCTCTTGTGCTTCTTGGCGGAGTCCGCGCTGTCCTTTGCGGAGTCGGCGGAGTCGGCGGGCTTGCCTGTGGCGCTCTCGTCGGGGACCGAGGCGACACCGGCGTCCTTCGCTCCGTCACCGCCGCCGCCTCCGCAGGCCGCGGAGAACATCAGGACGGGGAGCGCGACGAGGCCCGCGACGCGCAGCCGGGCTGCGGCGCCGGGTGTGGTGTGAATGCTCATGCCGGGCAATCTGCCGCCGCCACATGGTGGGCGGTCCATGACCGCATGATGAACGCGTAACGCCACATGATGAGCACGTAACAATGCCGGGCGCGGCGCCTGTCCGCGCCCGTACCGGCCCTGAACTGGTCAAACCGTCGCCCATAATCGTCGGCATGCCCCGAGTGCCCCATGTGCTGCTGATCGAGGACGACGCGTCCGTGCGCGACGGAATGGAACTGGTGCTGCGCCGCCACGGGTACGCGGTCGACACCGCGGCCACCGGCGAGGAGGCCC contains these protein-coding regions:
- a CDS encoding ABC transporter ATP-binding protein is translated as MSTPTPVIRLRRATKSYEGGVHALRGVDLTVHAGELLAIVGPSGSGKSTMLNIIGTLDKPTSGTVEVAGHDVGRLSDAQLSALRARHIGFVFQHFHLAPARTAVENVADGLLYAGVGARERGARARGALERVGLGHRLTHTPNELSGGEKQRVAIARALIGDPTILLADEPTGALDTASGRVVMDLLHELHATGTTICVITHDHDIADALPRRIRFRDGEVVS
- a CDS encoding ABC transporter permease — protein: MKPARLSPTDVLRVGAVGLRARRARVVLSALGIALGIATMVAVVGLSQSSKADLMSRLDRLGTNLLTAEQGKDIQGNAVPLPKNAVAMVERVGPVQHATATANVDARVRRSDVVPEEQSSGVTVQAARPDLLKALNARTNKGTWLNRANERLPVTVLGSVAAERLGITAPGEKIMLNDQYVAVVGILDPIELFPTLDRVAMIGFPAAERHFAFDGHPSTIFERSTDDSVEDVRDVLARTVSPGDEGSVKVSRPSDALAAKAATDKGLTTLMLGLGAVALLVGGVGVANTMVISVLERRTEIGLRRALGATKNAIRLQFLTESLLLSSLGGATGALLGAAATYGFALTQDWTPVVPPWSLTAGFAATLVIGMAAGLYPAIRASRLHPTVALNAT
- a CDS encoding efflux RND transporter periplasmic adaptor subunit, which encodes MRRRTGILVAAAVVAAAAGAGALALGGGDDADASAGKDGLPPATAAVVRTDLVQSKTVDGKVDFAQRRAVKSAVDGTVTVAAREGATVARGQALYELDDKPVTLLYGQVPAFREMKVGARGTDVLQLERNLAALGYGAGLYVDPRYDKATEAAVKRWQKSLNRVPTGRVGKGDVVFQPDRIKVVSADAALADAVGPDTSVLTAASTNPVVRADLDQSDAPLTAKGTKVEVTLPSGKKEPGRVSGTVHPEAADDEGAQDTITVEVTLDGGRSAASGEDSEVSASVRFVSESRRHVLAVPVEAIVALRGAHGGYGLQVVEGGAARMVRVETGMTADSRIEVSGPDIKEGMKVGVAKQ